The Serpentinimonas maccroryi genome has a segment encoding these proteins:
- a CDS encoding thioredoxin family protein produces MARTPSTMRALGSAAPDFSLPEPLSGRLVQRSGFSGQPLLVLYTCNHCPFVLHILDELVRLLNHYQAQGLAVVAINANDVTRYPDDAPDQMAQLAQRSGFAFPYLYDETQAVAQAYQAACTPDFFLYDAAHRLVYRGQFDDARPGNGVPVTGQDLRAAIEAVLAGRAPVAEQRPSLGCNIKWKPGHEPQ; encoded by the coding sequence ATGGCCCGCACCCCCTCGACCATGCGTGCGCTGGGCAGCGCCGCACCCGATTTCTCTTTGCCCGAGCCGCTCAGCGGGCGCTTGGTGCAGCGGTCTGGCTTCAGCGGCCAGCCGCTGCTGGTGCTGTACACCTGCAACCACTGCCCGTTTGTGCTGCACATCCTCGACGAGCTGGTGCGGCTGCTCAACCACTACCAGGCCCAGGGCTTGGCGGTGGTGGCGATCAACGCCAACGACGTGACGCGCTACCCCGACGACGCGCCCGACCAAATGGCGCAACTGGCGCAGCGCAGCGGCTTTGCTTTTCCCTACCTCTACGATGAAACGCAGGCGGTGGCGCAGGCTTACCAAGCCGCCTGCACGCCCGATTTTTTCCTCTACGACGCGGCGCACCGGCTGGTCTATCGCGGTCAGTTCGACGACGCCCGCCCCGGCAACGGCGTGCCGGTTACGGGGCAGGACTTGCGCGCCGCCATCGAGGCCGTGCTGGCTGGGCGCGCCCCCGTGGCCGAGCAGCGCCCCAGTCTGGGCTGCAACATCAAGTGGAAGCCGGGCCACGAGCCGCAATGA